Proteins encoded within one genomic window of Pongo abelii isolate AG06213 chromosome 18, NHGRI_mPonAbe1-v2.0_pri, whole genome shotgun sequence:
- the PLA2G10 gene encoding group 10 secretory phospholipase A2 — protein sequence MGPLPVCLPIMLLLPLPSLLLLLGPGPRTGEASRTLHVHRRGILELAGTVGCVGPRTPIAYMKYGCFCGLGGHGQPRDAIDWCCHGHDCCYTRAEEAGCSPKTERYSWQCVNQSVLCGPAENKCQELLCKCDQEIANCLAQTEYNLKYLFYPQFLCEPDSPKCD from the exons ATGGGGCCGCTACCTGTGTGCCTGCCAATCATGCTGCTCCTGCCGCTGCcgtcgctgctgctgctgcttggaCCTGGCCCCAGGACCGGTGAGG CCTCCAGGACATTACATGTGCACCGGCGTGGGATCCTGGAACTGGCAGGAACTGTGGGTTGTGTTGGTCCCCGAACCCCCATCGCCTATATGAAATATGGTTGCTTTTGTGGCTTGGGAGGCCATGGCCAGCCCCGTGATGCCATTGACTG GTGCTGCCATGGCCACGACTGTTGTTACACTCGAGCTGAAGAGGCCGGCTGCAGCCCCAAGACAGAGCGCTACTCCTGGCAGTGCGTCAATCAGAGCGTCCTGTGCG GACCGGCAGAGAACAAATGCCAAGAACTCTTGTGCAAGTGTGACCAGGAGATTGCTAACTGCTTAGCCCAAACTGAGTACAACTTAAAGTACCTCTTCTACCCCCAGTTCCTATGTGAGCCGGACTCGCCCAAGTGTGACTGA